A DNA window from Mycobacterium sp. IDR2000157661 contains the following coding sequences:
- a CDS encoding haloalkane dehalogenase, with protein MSARPYGTLKYREINGKRMAYVEEGSGDAIVFQHGNPTSSYVWRNVMPHLADLGRLIACDLIGMGGSDKLDDSGPDRYHYAEQRDYLFALWDALDLGDRVILVLHDWGSALGFDWANQHRDRVAGIAYMEAIAMPIEWADFPGPASDVFKGFRSPQGDAMVLEQNLFVEAVLPGAIQRKLSDDEMEHYRAPFRNPGEDRRPTLSWPRNIPIEGEPADVVAIVEEYGAWLARSDVPKLFVNAEPGAITRGRVRDFVRTWPNQTEVTVAGTHFIQEDSPDEIGAALASFVRAVRAAGETSG; from the coding sequence ATGAGTGCCAGGCCGTACGGGACGCTGAAGTATCGGGAGATCAACGGTAAGCGGATGGCCTACGTCGAAGAGGGCTCGGGTGATGCGATCGTCTTCCAGCACGGCAACCCGACGTCGTCGTACGTGTGGCGAAATGTGATGCCGCATCTGGCCGACCTCGGCCGTCTGATCGCCTGCGATCTGATCGGCATGGGCGGTTCGGACAAGCTCGACGACTCGGGGCCCGACCGCTACCACTATGCCGAACAGCGCGACTATCTGTTCGCGCTGTGGGACGCACTGGATCTCGGCGACCGCGTCATCCTGGTGCTGCACGACTGGGGGTCGGCGCTGGGCTTCGACTGGGCCAACCAGCACCGGGACCGCGTGGCGGGCATCGCCTACATGGAGGCCATCGCCATGCCCATCGAGTGGGCCGACTTCCCGGGTCCGGCGAGCGATGTCTTCAAGGGTTTCCGCTCCCCGCAGGGCGATGCGATGGTGCTCGAGCAGAACCTGTTCGTCGAAGCGGTGCTGCCCGGTGCGATCCAGCGCAAGCTCAGCGACGACGAGATGGAGCACTATCGCGCACCGTTTCGCAACCCCGGCGAAGACCGCCGTCCGACGCTGTCGTGGCCGCGCAACATCCCGATCGAAGGGGAACCGGCCGACGTCGTCGCGATCGTCGAGGAATACGGCGCCTGGCTTGCGCGATCCGATGTGCCGAAGCTGTTCGTCAACGCCGAACCCGGCGCGATCACCCGCGGGCGTGTCCGCGACTTCGTCCGTACCTGGCCCAACCAGACGGAGGTCACGGTCGCCGGCACCCATTTCATCCAGGAGGACAGCCCCGACGAGATCGGCGCCGCGCTCGCATCATTCGTGCGCGCGGTTCGCGCCGCGGGCGAGACGTCGGGCTAG
- the urtA gene encoding urea ABC transporter substrate-binding protein yields the protein MRLPRRSSVKRSALAAGSIVAAASLVLAGCGSKATESDSANAQSCVDTSGPTIKVGALNSLSGTMAISEVTVRHAIDLAVEQINASGGVLGKQVQLVGEDGASEPTVFAEKAEKLISSDCVAAVFGGWTSSSRKAMLPVFESANSLLYYPVQYEGLESSKNIFYTGATTNQQIVPALDYLKGRGVTSLYLVGSDYVFPQTANRIIKAYAEANGMEIKGEDYTPLGSTDFSTIVNKVRSADADAVFNTLNGDSNVAFFREYRNVGLTPQDMPVVSVSIAEEEVGGIGVQNVTGQLTAWDYYETVDNPMNKAFVAAYKDKFGANKPTSDPMEAAYVSVFLWKNTVEKAKSFDVKAVQDAAGGVTFDAPEGLVTIDGENHHITKTARIGEIRPDGLIYTIWESPGPIEPDPYLKSYPWAAGLSS from the coding sequence ATGCGACTACCACGACGCTCGTCGGTGAAACGGTCGGCTCTCGCTGCGGGAAGCATCGTCGCCGCGGCGAGCCTGGTGCTGGCCGGCTGCGGCAGCAAGGCGACCGAGTCGGATTCGGCGAACGCGCAGTCCTGCGTCGACACCTCCGGTCCGACGATCAAGGTGGGCGCGCTGAACTCGCTGTCGGGCACTATGGCCATCTCCGAGGTGACGGTCCGCCACGCCATCGACCTTGCGGTCGAACAGATCAACGCATCGGGCGGCGTGCTGGGCAAGCAGGTCCAGCTGGTCGGTGAGGACGGCGCCTCCGAACCCACGGTGTTCGCGGAGAAGGCGGAGAAGCTCATCTCCAGCGACTGTGTCGCCGCGGTCTTCGGCGGGTGGACGTCGTCGTCTCGCAAAGCGATGCTGCCGGTCTTCGAGAGCGCCAACTCGCTGCTGTACTACCCGGTGCAGTACGAGGGCCTGGAATCGTCGAAAAACATCTTCTACACCGGGGCGACCACCAACCAGCAGATCGTGCCCGCGCTCGACTACCTCAAGGGCCGAGGCGTGACGTCGCTGTACCTGGTGGGCAGTGACTACGTGTTCCCGCAGACCGCCAACCGGATCATCAAGGCGTACGCGGAAGCCAACGGGATGGAGATCAAGGGCGAGGACTACACGCCACTCGGCTCGACCGACTTCTCCACCATCGTCAACAAGGTCCGCAGCGCCGACGCGGACGCCGTGTTCAACACGCTCAACGGTGATTCCAACGTCGCGTTCTTCCGCGAGTACCGCAACGTCGGGCTCACGCCCCAGGATATGCCGGTGGTGTCGGTGTCGATCGCCGAGGAGGAGGTCGGCGGCATCGGTGTGCAGAACGTGACCGGCCAGCTGACCGCCTGGGACTACTACGAGACCGTCGACAACCCGATGAACAAGGCGTTCGTCGCGGCCTATAAGGACAAGTTCGGCGCGAACAAGCCGACGTCGGATCCCATGGAAGCGGCCTACGTGTCGGTGTTCCTGTGGAAGAACACCGTGGAGAAGGCGAAGTCCTTCGACGTCAAGGCGGTGCAGGACGCCGCTGGTGGTGTGACGTTCGATGCCCCCGAAGGTCTGGTCACCATCGACGGCGAGAACCACCACATCACGAAAACCGCGCGCATCGGCGAGATCCGCCCCGACGGGCTGATCTACACGATCTGGGAGTCGCCAGGGCCGATCGAGCCCGACCCCTACCTGAAGTCGTACCCATGGGCCGCGGGCCTGTCCAGCTGA